A window of Gadus chalcogrammus isolate NIFS_2021 chromosome 2, NIFS_Gcha_1.0, whole genome shotgun sequence genomic DNA:
TTAGGTCTCTCCTCCTGTGACATTGAAGTCAGACGGCTAGTTCCATCATCGTTCTTAGAAACCTGTGCTTCCAAAAGGTCCTAGTATATGGCCAGCAGCAGGACTGAAAACCTTCTCATGCTCATGCTTCTGTTCTGTGTGCTCTGTTTTTTATAGAACAGAAGCCCCTCTGCTTTTATAGACATGCGTCGAGACTGTCTATGATGGTATTTTGGAATGATCTAATATTTGCAGGAGACTTTGTACTTCTCAGTCAGCTGATTGGGGCCAACTCCAACATACCCCCATCCATTTATACAGTGACCTCTAAAAGTAAGGAACTTCATCTTGTGTTTTCTCTCAATGTCTGTCATTGCCTACAATTGCTTTTTAGTTTGCTAAAGATAAATGGGCTATAGTAACATGTACTGTGAAACTTTATCACATGTACAAATATTTCCGATGTCCTCTGGTATTTGTCTTCACAAAAATGTGAACCCCAACATAGTGCAAAGTGGTATTTACCATAGATAGATGGCAATGACATGCTGTATATATTGAGCCACCAATGCTAAAgcattttctgtatttatttctaAAGTGTTTGTTTAGAATGTTGTTACCTCGCTCACAGTAAAGTAGTCTTGAatctatctctgtgtgtggtggtcTAATAATGTAGCCAATTTACACCTAATAATGAAGCCAACTTACACCTACATTATGTGGATGTTGGCAACTTCCTGTAGCCAACTTCCACATAATGTAGCCAACTTACACCTAACTTCATGCAGCCTTTGTTTTAGCTCTTTGGCTCGCTGACCTCATGCCCCAACGTCCgctccacaaaaaaaaacacatttaataaaGACTTTTTATAGATTTATTATATGTGGTTCGGAttattgcaattttttttttcagtaaatGTTTTTGCAGATTAACAAAAGCCAGTCAACAATTTGATTCACATGGGAAAAAGCAGAAAACCGCTAAAAGTGTTTAGGTGCATTTGACCGTCGTTTATTGTCATGTTCGGCTCAAGCATTACGCTAacgctctctcccacccccatCGGTAAGACCACTGCGTTGCTGCCCGTGTCTGCCCCAATGTACCCCTTGACGTCCCACAggcacaccacaaacacattgtTCTTCCAGATGCATGCTGCAGAGTTAGGGGTGGCACTGGTGAACATGGTGAAGCGAAAGAAGTACATCCCCCTGACGTAAGCGGTGAACGTGCCTGCCAAATGAATACAAATTATTAATTTAGAAAACGATTTGGTTTCAATTGttatttacaaacacacacgcacatacacttaCTTTTACTTGCACATTTGCTTCTCACTCGCGAATGAGCACACCTACCTGTTGCAGGGTTGTAGCCATTGCCAACGTTTGCAAAGACCTTCCTGTATGGCAGCATCGTACGGTAGGCAAAAGGCCCGTAGTCTCCGGGTTTAGTAGCCTCATCCATCAGGGCAACAGAAAAAGCTATTGCAGGCGGGGCTGGGGGCAGGAAAAGTAATGGGAAATCAGTCTCAAAATCAAAGGCAAATGACCAATTCATGTCACACTTTACCTCCAATCAGGCTCTTGAGATGTGACACCTCCTTCTCACTGGATTCCAACCTTCTCTCCAGGGCTGCCAGTCTCTCCTCCTGTGACATTGAAGTCAGTCGGTTGGTTCCGTTATCTTCAAAGGAAACCTGTGCCTCCAAAAGGCCCAAGCACATGGCCAGAAGCAGCACGGAAAACCTTTTCATGCTCATGCTTCTGTTCTGtgttctctctgttcctctgctcctctcccctctacttTTATAGACCTGCGTCAGAAACACTGTCCAATACATTCTTTGGGAAAGGACTGATATTTGCGGATATGATATTTGGGTGTGGTAGTCTAATAATGTAGCAGTTGACTACTTCCTGTGCCAACTTCTGCTTAAAATAGCCAACTTCCAACTACCTTCATGCAGGCTTTGTTTTAGCTCTTTGGGTCGCCTGCACCATCATTCTATGATAATGAGTACAACAGGTAGCACACCTACCTGTTGCAGGGTTGTAGCCATTGCCAACGTTTGCAAAGACCTTCCTGTATGGCAGTATCGTAAGGTCAGGGAAAGGCCCGTAGTTTCCAGGTTAAGAACCCCCATCCATCAGGGCAACAGTAAAGGCTGCTCGAGGCTGGGCTGGGGGCAGGAATAGGAAACCAGGAAATCAACAATACAAAGTTGTCACATTTTACCGTCACAAAGGCTCTGGAGACGCGCCACCTCCTTCTCACTGGACTCCAACCTTCCCTCCAGGGCTGCCAGGGTTCGGTCTCTCCTCCTGTGACATTGAAGTCAGACGGATAGTTCCATCATCGTTCTTAGAAACCTGTGCTTCCAAAAGGCCCCAGTATATGGCCAGCAGCAGGACTGAAGACCTTTTCATGCTCATGCTTCTGTTCTGTGTTCTCTTTTCTCCTTTAGTCCTTATCCGCTCTGCTTTTATAGACAAACGTTGAGACTGTCTATGATGGAATTTTGGAAGGATCTAATATTTGCGTCACACTTTGTACTTTCTTAGTCGGCTTATTGGGTCTTAATaacatgtataaatattttCATGTGTATGAGTGGATCTCCCCAGGACAGGCAGGACCCGTTTGCTCTGCAACCTCACTGTTGCTGACACAACTTCCACTTCCTTGAAAGCCTGCCAAGCCAACAGTTGGCCGTATAAAGTATGGACTTTATATGTTTACCTATAAACATTCCCGTTCATGTGAATATTCACACTAATCTAAAtattcccactccctccccatAAATTCATGACTATTTAGTCTCTTCGGAaacatttttatccaaagcgacgtgCAAAGTGTGTATTCAGAAGATGCAAGTAATTGAACAACTACAGCTGGTTAACCCTGCAATTCCATTCTTACAATGATCAacaattgtgtgtgttcctttacTCCATCGTTATGTGTTTATTAATTACTCTAACAATAGCAAGTAGCTCTCATTGAACATTGTGTGTAGGCTACTGTCTGCACTCACTACCTCTTTCCTGGTTCAGACCAAACAAGAATGAAACAGATTtgtcaaaatgttttattgagATTCAAAGAAAAGCAACTATTTTAAATTATAAAGGGCCAAGCGGTGACCGCCATGAACCATCAAAATGTGAAgactttgctgtgtgtgtgtgtgtgtgtgtgtgtgtgtgtgtgtgtgtgtgtgtgtgtgtgtgtgtgtgtgtgtgtgtgtgtgtgtgtgtgtgtgtgtgtgtgtgtgtgtgtgtatagtttgggtgtgtgtgtgtatagtttgtgtgtgtcggtgtgtgtatagtttatgtgtgtgtgtcgtgtgtgtatagtttgtgtgtgtgtgtgtatgatgtgtttgcgtgtttgtgctgGTTATGGTTGCTGTTCTGTGGCCTCTGTGGGGAAGATGAGCTGGCGGatgatagtttgtgtgtgtgtgtgtgtgtgtgtgtgtgtgtgtgtgtgtgtgtgtgtgtgtgtgtgtgtgtgtgtgtgtgtgtgtgtgtgtgtgtgtgtgtgtgtgtgtgtgtgtgtgtgtgtatagtttgggtgtgtgtgtgtgtgtgtgtatagtttgtgtgtgtcggtgtgtgtatagtttatgtgtgtgtgtcgtgtgtgtatagtttgtgtgtgtgtgtgtgtgtgtgtgtgtgtgtgtatgatgtgtttgcgtgtttgtgctgGTTATGGTTGCTGTTCTGTGGCCTCTGTGGGGAAGATGAGCTGGCTGatgatagtttgtgtgtgtgtgtgtgtgtgtgtgtgtgtgtgtgtgtgtgtgtgtgtgtgtgtgtgtgtgtgtgtgtgtgtgtgtgtgtgtgtgtgtgtgtgtgtgtgtgtgtgtgtgtgtgttatggttgCTGGTCTGTGGCCTCTGTGGGGAAGATGAGCTGGCTGATGGCGCGAATGAAGCGGCAGCCCTCAGGGAAGGAGGTCTTCAGCCTCACCAGGGGCGGCATGGCGCCACTGGTGTAGTACCTGAACGATGGCCTGCTGGCCTGGATGGCACCCAGGAAGACCTGGTTGAGGGACagataggagggagggagggagggagggagggaggaagggtcaGAGAACGAATGGGAATAGAAAGAAATGAAattgaaataaatgaaagatggaaggaagaaaaataaatgtttatgatTAAACACGTGTACTGGAATCAATTATTCACCTGTATTATATAGCAatggcctgtgtgtgagtgtgtgtgtgtgtgtgtgtgtgtgtgtgtgtgtgtgtgtgtgtgtgtgtgtgtgtgtgtgtgtgtgtgtgtgtgtgtgtgtgtgtgtgtgtgtgtgtgtgtgtgtgtgtcaatcaattcaatcattgatttattttcatgaaCCTATTAATACCAACAACATATAGAATTGAATAATATGTTGAtacatattgtggcaacccggccggGGCCAATTTCAAACCCATTCGTTcagggctctcccagccctggagctcctgtacggagagaccggtcctcgtgggtgacagGATTGCACCCATGGCGGATAAGACCGTcgattcctcccaggtttttTCGTTGTATTATTTTCAGTATGAAACTTTGGTTGAGTGCCTTTTGGCTTTTGCCCAGCAAAGTTGTGTCCTGTTTCGGGAGGTggtggttcgctcaccgtgccgggttaccacaatatgtgtatgtatatatatatcaaatatattgACTGATTGATTCATGAATCGCCAGGGCCCACCTTGACGATGTCTTCGGTGTCCTGCGCGGCATTCTGGAACATGGTGGTGCAGTGGTGCAGGTACTGCCCGTAAAGGCTGAGGGTGGACGCGTCCACCTGTCCCAGAGACGCGTCCCCAAGCTCCGCCTTCTCCTGGTTGTCCAGGAAGTCAGTGTTGACCGGACCGCACTCGATGAGGCTCATGCTGGGGCAGATCAATCGGTCAAACCTCCCATCGACTTAggatgtgcgtgtctgtttggtCATGTGTTTGTGGATGAGGATCCCTGTGGGCTGTTGCCTTGACGACCAGCTTGTCTGTGACACTATCACATATTTTACACATATAGTCATTGTCTGAACATTAACACAAATAATACAACTAATGCACGACCAAAAATGATAAGCGTCAAATGTTAATATAAGTGGCGTCTCTTGAAACACACAATACAACTAATTAAAGCAGAAAAAAAAGTagtgaaaaagagaaagataaTAGATAATTGAGGGTAGTGATCGTTTGTGAATGTATAATTCTTCTTGTTTGATGCTTATTTTAAAGAAAGTTTCTTTCCTTTAATATAACTGATATGAAGTGGTAAACAATTCCATGACCTGTGAGccctgtatatatttttttcttcttcaaatAACAAGAATTGATTTTAAGATAACTTTCAACAAAATATTGACGTTGAAACTCACTGGATGTTGAAGTGCTGCAGAATGATGGCCAAACTCTCACATGCTCCCTCGATTGCAAATTTGCTGGCACAGTACACCTCATTGAACGGGAGACCTGTGGGGGGAAAGCAGAAGATAGTGAGTACAATTTGAGGCATGGGAAGAGGATTACCGCACTCAATAACATCAGAAACCCTCagaacacagtcaaacacacacacacacacacacacacacacacacacacacacacacacacacacacacacacacacacacacacacacacacacacacacgcacacatgcgcacacacagaaacatacaaacatatatatccacacatacacacaaacaaacacacaaactaaaacaaGCACATGGGGGAGTATTCATGgaaccctattctagtagtaccctcaaatgcaattattaaccctaaaaaagcatgacatgggatctttaataatGATGGGCCGTGTATCCCGGGGGTCCCTGGTGGGTAGCTCACCATGGAGCCCTCCGATGCTGCCGGTGACAAGAATGTGGCCCTTGCACCTGGCCTTCATGTCGGGCAGGAAGGCCTGGATGGTCTGGATGGTCCCCAGGAGGTTCACCTCCAGGATCTGCCTCATGGTGTCCAGGCCCTGCGCCTCCAGGGGTCCGATCAGCCCCACTCCTGCAttacacactgagacacagacacactgtctGCCTCAGATTCACAGCCCTTATTGTGCGCTTCGTTTGCGTTGCTTTATGTCTACTATACGTTAGATGACGCGCTCCTTGTCTTAAGAATTTCATTCCTCAGAAGGACCCTGTGTGTTATGTGCatttgacgcacacacacacacacacacacacacacacacacacacacacacacacacacacacacacacacacacacacacacacaatggcatcCCTACCCAGGATGTCCACCCGCTTCTCCACCACCCTGTCCCGGGCCTCCAGGATGGACTGGTGGTTGGTGACGTCCATCTGCAGGATGTCCAGCGTGTCTTTATGCAGGTCCTTCACACAGCccagcagtcgctccttcttgGCCAGATTCCTCATAGTGGCGTAGACTGTGGCGCGGTTTGAGAAGACCAAGCAATGCATGATTAATAGATAATGAAAGtttattttcaattaaaaataagatgaccaaataaatgtataaaaaacaTGTTGATATATTTTGGTTAGTTTTATCTATTTTTTAATGcagtgtgttcttgtgtgagAGCGTTTTAATGCCTTCCACATTAAACCACTGTATGGATGTACGGAGCTTACCTTTGTACGTCTTGTCTGGGTCGGAGGCTAACCGCACGGCCAGGCTAAGGCCTATCCCGGAGGAGCAGCCCGTGATCAGCACCACCTTCTTCTCCATAGCGCCAGAGTCTCCAATCTCAATCCCAGTGTGTCCACCGTGCGTTCAATGTATCTTCAGGAGCAGTGGGACGAAGAGACGAAGGGCATCCCCAGGATATAGAGACCAGGACGGGGCATTGGGAACCGAtccctccttttctccctctcctcctcctcatttgtgTTTTTACATTCCCCACCGCCACAAGGCCACCTGTATATCTAAACATTTCATTTTCCCAGCCAATCGCTCCTTGTTCTTTATCACAAGGAGATGTGTGGACATTACACAACCTTGAACACTGTACAACCTTCAACTCTGCCACTGTCCTACAGGGTATACTGGGCTGCAGCTGTGTGGGAACTGTTGTGGCCGTGactgtttctctgttttttgCTGTTTAGTCTCTTGTCTCTGTGTTTTGGCGTTCTCCGGTCGAGTTTATGTTGTTATCAACATAAACCTTTGCAGGTAGGTAAGCAACCTCTGACTAGTTTTTTTATT
This region includes:
- the LOC130372947 gene encoding complement C1q-like protein 2, yielding MATTLQQVYKSRGERSRGTERTQNRSMSMKRFSVLLLAMCLGLLEAQVSFEDNGTNRLTSMSQEERLAALERRLESSEKEVSHLKSLIGAPPAIAFSVALMDEATKPGDYGPFAYRTMLPYRKVFANVGNGYNPATGTFTAYVRGMYFFRFTMFTSATPNSAACIWKNNVFVVCLWDVKGYIGADTGSNAVVLPMGVGESVSVMLEPNMTINDGQMHLNTFSGFLLFPM
- the hsd17b1 gene encoding estradiol 17-beta-dehydrogenase 1 — encoded protein: MEKKVVLITGCSSGIGLSLAVRLASDPDKTYKVYATMRNLAKKERLLGCVKDLHKDTLDILQMDVTNHQSILEARDRVVEKRVDILVCNAGVGLIGPLEAQGLDTMRQILEVNLLGTIQTIQAFLPDMKARCKGHILVTGSIGGLHGLPFNEVYCASKFAIEGACESLAIILQHFNIHMSLIECGPVNTDFLDNQEKAELGDASLGQVDASTLSLYGQYLHHCTTMFQNAAQDTEDIVKVFLGAIQASRPSFRYYTSGAMPPLVRLKTSFPEGCRFIRAISQLIFPTEATDQQP